From the genome of Poecilia reticulata strain Guanapo linkage group LG22, Guppy_female_1.0+MT, whole genome shotgun sequence:
tctcttcaaaataatttgtcagGACAGCCTGCGCAGGTGGCAAACTGATAAATTGATCGGTTACAGATACTTATCTTATGCTATAAATACACACACGACAAATAACCTGGAAAAACTGTTTACAAATGAATCCTTACTTTTCTCAATTCTTCAGTTCAGCCAACGATAGCTGACAATTCATCTTTTAGGTGCGGCATAAATCAAAATTGACAAAGTATGTATAATTTTATACTATAATTCTTTGACTGTTATCACCTGTGATAACGGAAATGTGTACTTGATGATTTGGTTAgtgcaaagcagaaaaaaatgctgtaacCTTACTTTTGATgtacacaaaatgcaaaataatttaaaattaaatccgAGGGACATCAAGAAATAGTGGgatttttctctcattctgAACTGTGAAAACAACTCATCAAAACTGCATGCATaagtctttaaaatattagGAGAGGGTCCATGAAAGGAAATTTAAACAGGTGACTTTGAATATATCCTCTTACAAACTAAAATGAGGAGAGATATGTGGAAATTGTCTTGAGCTTTTGAAACAATAGTTTCAAACTTGCACTAATGAGCAGTTTACTCTCGCTTCTAACAGAGGAAAGTGTGCATAGGAGCaatgaagaggaagatgaagaaaagCAGGCGGGAGAccaaaaaaggagaagaagaaaaaagaagaagccagGCCCTTCTCAGGACTCTGGGAAAGATGGCCCTCCGGTGAGCGGCGGGTCAAGCCAGAGTCAGCTGGCAGTGGACAAAGGAAGCGAGCACATTAGCAGGAACAAGAAGAGAAAGCTGAAGAAGAAGAGGCACAAAGAGAAGTTGCTGTCCTTAGGACTGATGCCCCGTGCTGCTGCTCTGGAGTTCACTTACAGtagagatgaagaggaggaggaagatggcCAGAGGAAAGCTGCTGAGGTGTCAGAGTTCCTGAAGACAACACTGGAAATCTATTTGTCAGACTGTAAGTATTGGCACCTCCACTGCAAGCCATTGTAGACATTGATCATAGTCTCTGCACTCAGGCCTGTTCCCTTTGTTAAAGCAGCTCTCAGTCTGTAGAATGGATTATTTCCCTGCAGGATGGATGACTGTGACTTAGTAGGTAGAGTAGTTGTCTTGCAATCGAAAGGTTATGGGTTCAATTCCGGCTTCCTGGGCAACACACTTAACCCCAAGTTTCCTAACGGTGtatacatatgtgtgtgtgtgaatgtggccCAGTCAGTATGACTGCAAAAGCTCTACATAACTTAATTCCATTTACCATCTATTTCACAGTCCAATAAAAGATCGCTGTATATTTCTTTGGATTAAGACTTAGGATCATCATTTAAAGAAACACTGGAATACGTGATAGAGAATTAACTGGAAATGAGTCAACCTAgtcaaaacatatttactgatGAATAACTGATCCAAAGAAAGACGTAACCAAACAAATGATGTGGCTCTAATCCACTTTGCCCTATTCTAAGAGTTTTCCACTGGTAATTATTACGTGGCATCAGCCCCAGTCCAAGAGAGCCAAGTCGGGCTGAAATGGAACATCACAAAACTGCTTGTCACTGATTGGCTTGGGGGTCAAATGTATTTTGCTGTCCcatctttttgtgtgttgtgaTATTTATGCCTTATTGTTGAGCTTGCGGTGTGGAGTGGCACTGATCTGACTGCACATATCAATGTAAACACAATaatttgtgtgcatttaaatCTCACGAACACTCGCTCAATAGTTCTCTGTCGCACATTCAACTCGGACGACTCTCATgactttaattttaatgttaaaagatgaaatattgaACAATTACCAAGATTAATTTTGATTCTAATCTTCACCGACTTCGTAGTTTAAGAAAAGGGCGAAATAATTTGATGTCTCTAAACCACCTGAAGCTTCCAGCACCAGAAAGGTGGAAGAATTAAGAGCCTCACTGTGATCTGACAGTGGGCTGCTGTCTGACCAGCAAGACCTTTGTCCACACACGGTTACCGCACTCACATCTGTCAGCTGGACTGGAAAATCGTTTTGGAGAAAAAACTTAAATCTTGCACAGTTTCACAAAACTTAGACAGTAGACGTTGCTTATgatgcaaacaaacatttatcgCGACTGAATCTGACGGGTTGGTCACACATATTTCTGAGGCCTccctcttgtttttgttgtgttcaaAGCACTTTGTGTTGTCCATgttgtcttaaatgttttctgtacaGATAGATTGAAGATGTTCTAATATTAGTCCTTTATAAGATTTTAAACGTTACATTAATGCCTTGTATATCAAACCACTTttaatttactgtattttcagCCTCTCCTCATGGAGTCAAGATTCCTCATCTTTCTGCTACACTGGATGGCCTTCTAAGGTGTCTAGAAAGCGGATCTAACCCGAACTCTCTTCTCAACAAGCTGTACAAtcttaaaaaattaattcaacagAATCAAGCTGACAGTCTAGAAACGGCACTCGCGGAGCTCAATGACGACACCAGCATGTCTGAAGGTGGGTCAAGTTATCATAGCAAGTGTAATGGAAATAGGTCAGTAAGAAGCTTTTTGTTAAATGACGCTCCATGGTTGTTGCTGGAGCTTGCCCCTGGCACTTCTCAAACACGTCCTTGCAGGTTAACACTTGCCTCACTCTGCTCTTGCTTGCCTCCTattaatatttactgctcaGCTGATTATACCTGCCCTCACTTGCCTATTTCAGCCTAAACCTGTACCTACTTGCCTCTGTTTGGTTAATACTAGAGCTGATCTTGCC
Proteins encoded in this window:
- the erich1 gene encoding glutamate-rich protein 1 → MAHRNEVFKSKVLQKLYPAITSQGKEQNLSAISEDQATTHVKRTCGEENAFGKTEKPQNASSQCRRMYTVLPPPQGYNVHAEKSVALFQLESVNHEEDPAEESVHRSNEEEDEEKQAGDQKRRRRKKKKPGPSQDSGKDGPPVSGGSSQSQLAVDKGSEHISRNKKRKLKKKRHKEKLLSLGLMPRAAALEFTYSRDEEEEEDGQRKAAEVSEFLKTTLEIYLSDSSPHGVKIPHLSATLDGLLRCLESGSNPNSLLNKLYNLKKLIQQNQADSLETALAELNDDTSMSEEEANAVVSLFKYWITEILPMQRDKETRLPTTQQ